The DNA sequence CCAATTATTTAAGTCCCCTTCCACATGGAGTGGACGCCCGCTGGGATCCTCTTTGGCAATgtttatgggggggagggggtgatctgAGAGATATTTGGGCCCCTCCTTCCACCGCAGTcttctgagacacatcacaggtcctagaagactacgGAACAATTCACAAGGTGcggctagcgcatgcgcagtagggagccagctgtgaagccacagggcTTTGCTTTCTGTTTCCCTTACTTGCACCTGCATCCTAAGCCAATTGAAAAATCGGTTTGGGTGAGAACATCGctaaatccctggacaggtaagtgtcctttatatTAAAAGTAATTGTACCTGCTAGGTATGCTAGCATAGCCTTGTAGGGAAGAAGTATTTGTAGCGGGTTCTTCATGCTCTGAGCTCAAAGGAAATGGGTTGAATGACACTGAGCATTATTCAGTCCAAGCCAGTGCTGGACTACAGGGGAAAAGGTGTTGTAGGGATGCTAATGGGGGGTAATGCGAATACTGCTTTGAAACTTCCTTTTTATATGTGGGGAGACTGTTTTATAGCGATTTTAGAAGGTGCTTATTATAACAAGGTTAGGTTATACATGCAAAtgtgcaccccccctctcctcccatgTACTTTCTAAGGCTATAATATGAATTCTACTTTCTTGTTTGCAGGAAGGCTCTTTCCTCAGCTCTCCATTCCTAAAGGGGTTCCTGGCTGGCTATATCGTTTCCAAACTCCGAGCTTCTGCTGTGCTGGGCTTTGCAGTGGGAGCCTTCACAGGAATTTATGCTGCTCAGGCTTATGCAGTACCAAACGTGGAGAAGACCATCAAAGACTACCTTGGCTCTTTAAGAAAAGGGCCTGATTAAGCCAGGAGGAATATGCTGACACTCCATTAACTGCTCCTTCCATGCTTTAAGTGCTTTCTTGGAACTATATTCCATATTGGGTACCTCCTAATTGCATACCGTGTCACGTGTGCAGTTGTCTAAACTGGATATGCAGCAGGTAGTAGGAATTGGCTCAGCACGTCTGATAGCACACTGTTAAGTGCTTTCTCTAATTTTACTTTTCTAGATTCAATGCAAATTGTATTTTGGATGAAACATTACAGAGCAGTGTTGAAAAAGTGATAAGAACATTGCTATTGGCACATTTTGCACTCATTGTGGACAATCAGCAGATTGACTTAAACTGGTCATGAATTTTAAATAACATGTCTAAATCTCAGTAGTGTCATCTCTAACTTTGTGGACAAGTATTGCATATAAACCTTTTTAACACATTACATATTAACCCACACGGTACAGTCTGTAGCTTTTTTCCTTAACTTCAGCTGTGCAAATATACATGAATGTACATGAATAAATGAGATTTGATTCCACTATTGTATGTATTTGCATAGCTGTCTTCTATGTTTTAAAATACAGGGAGTGGGGTGGATATGTTAATGTTGTGAACCATTCAGTCCAGTCCACAAATAGGCATTCTAGGAGTTGCAAATCATGTTTTCCCATTGACGGCAGTAGAAAAGACATGACCATTGAACAGTAGTCTATTTGGTGCCTTGCCTATCTGTGTTCCCTATGATTTAATTCTCTCTAATGTACGGATACAGCTGTAATGATTGTGATCGATAATGTAGGTGCAGAGGTATCCTCAAGATCCCCCTCTGCAGATATGTTGAGAAGAGTACAGTGGGCAATTATGTTACTACTGTCTGTAGTCATCTATGGATCTCATGCACCTCTGATATCTATTTGTAGAGTGGATGGGGTGATACCTTTCAGTTCATCAGCAGTTGTCCTTCTCATTGAGGTATTGAAATTTATAATATCTTTGGCATGTCACTTGATCACAGAGAATAAACCATTTGATATGTCCGTGTCATGGAGGTTTGCTCTCCCCTATGCATTTCCTGCCATTCTCTATGGTGTCAACAATAATTTGGTGATTCACATGCAGCATTTCATGGACCCCAGCAGTTTCCAAGTGTTGAGTAACCTTAAGATAGTCAGTACTGCGCTACTCTACAGCATCTTGCTGGGTCAGAGACTTTCCATTCGCAAATGGTTTGCCATTTTTTTGCTGACAGCTGCTGGTGTATTCTACAGCTATGGTGGTATTCAGGATGTAGAAAAGGCCTCAGCTGCTGCGCAACTTTACATCACTCTTCCAGGGTTACTGATAATGGTTATCTATTGCCTGATCTCTGGAATGTCTGCTGTTTACACTGAGATGACACTAAAGACTCAAAAGATCCCTCTGAACTTGCAAAACATTTTCTTGTATTCCTTTGGCATTGTAATAAATTTGCTAGCCCATTCGTCAGGCAGTCACAATGGTGGTTTTTTAGACGGGTTTTCCATTTGGGTTTTTGTCATAGTCCTCAGTCAAGCTTTCAATGGTTTGATCATGTCTGTGGTCATGAAGCACAGCAGTAACATCACCAGACTTTTCATCATTTCCTGTTCCATGCTAGTGAATGGACTTCTGTCTTACATGTTACTTCAGCTGCAActtacttttcttttcttcttagCTGTCGTTCTCATTGGATTTGCTGTTTATTTGTTCTATGGCATTAGATGAAATTAGAAGATTCAACTAGTGTTTATGAtagtactagagctgcacgattcccaataaaatgaga is a window from the Aquarana catesbeiana isolate 2022-GZ linkage group LG03, ASM4218655v1, whole genome shotgun sequence genome containing:
- the LOC141132470 gene encoding SLC35A4 upstream open reading frame protein; this encodes MSDDKGTPKLKDLVFLKDQLEGLQRKLENEVQAGVSQEGSFLSSPFLKGFLAGYIVSKLRASAVLGFAVGAFTGIYAAQAYAVPNVEKTIKDYLGSLRKGPD
- the SLC35A4 gene encoding probable UDP-sugar transporter protein SLC35A4, whose amino-acid sequence is MIVIDNVGAEVSSRSPSADMLRRVQWAIMLLLSVVIYGSHAPLISICRVDGVIPFSSSAVVLLIEVLKFIISLACHLITENKPFDMSVSWRFALPYAFPAILYGVNNNLVIHMQHFMDPSSFQVLSNLKIVSTALLYSILLGQRLSIRKWFAIFLLTAAGVFYSYGGIQDVEKASAAAQLYITLPGLLIMVIYCLISGMSAVYTEMTLKTQKIPLNLQNIFLYSFGIVINLLAHSSGSHNGGFLDGFSIWVFVIVLSQAFNGLIMSVVMKHSSNITRLFIISCSMLVNGLLSYMLLQLQLTFLFFLAVVLIGFAVYLFYGIR